From the genome of Bordetella sp. H567, one region includes:
- the hemA gene encoding glutamyl-tRNA reductase, producing the protein MSVDVLTFGLNHTSAPVSVRERVSMPVDLLRPALDGLRAAFGGAVREAAILSTCNRTEVYCAAEPHVAEHLPAWLADVNQVQAIDLQPHLYHHQQDGAVRHAFRVASGLDSMVLGEPQILGQMKDAVRVADEAGSLGTLLHQLFQRTFSVAKEVRSTTDIGAHSVSMAAAAVRLAERVFGDLGDARTLFIGAGEMIELCATHFAAQRPREMVVANRTAERAEALANRFSAGTMRLADLIERLHEFDVIVSCTASSLPILGLGMVERATKQRRHRPMVMIDLAVPRDIEPEVGRLDDVYLYSVDDLGRLVQSGTDARRAAMVQAEAIIETRVRNFMQWMASRAIVPVLQDLQQGADAIRAAELERARRLLARGESPDAVLEQLAHGLTQKYLHGPLAALNRSEGADREQLLAMVPRLFPGRDTRR; encoded by the coding sequence CGCGGTGCGCGAAGCCGCCATCCTGTCCACCTGTAATCGCACGGAAGTCTATTGCGCGGCCGAACCCCATGTGGCCGAGCATCTGCCGGCCTGGCTGGCGGACGTCAACCAGGTACAGGCTATCGACCTGCAGCCGCATCTTTACCATCATCAGCAGGACGGCGCGGTGCGCCATGCCTTCCGCGTCGCCAGCGGGCTGGATTCCATGGTCCTGGGCGAGCCCCAGATCCTGGGCCAGATGAAGGACGCGGTGCGCGTCGCCGACGAGGCCGGTTCGCTGGGCACCTTGCTGCACCAGCTCTTCCAGCGCACCTTCTCCGTGGCGAAGGAAGTGAGGTCGACCACCGACATCGGCGCGCATTCGGTCTCCATGGCCGCGGCCGCGGTGCGCCTGGCCGAGCGAGTGTTCGGTGACTTGGGCGACGCGCGCACGCTGTTCATCGGCGCGGGCGAGATGATCGAACTCTGCGCTACCCATTTCGCCGCGCAGCGGCCGCGGGAAATGGTCGTGGCCAACCGAACCGCGGAGCGCGCCGAAGCCCTGGCCAATCGTTTCTCGGCGGGGACGATGCGCCTGGCCGACCTGATCGAGCGCCTGCACGAATTCGACGTGATCGTCTCCTGTACGGCCAGCTCGCTGCCCATCCTCGGCCTGGGGATGGTGGAGCGCGCCACCAAGCAACGCCGCCACCGCCCCATGGTCATGATCGACCTGGCGGTGCCGCGCGACATCGAGCCCGAGGTCGGCCGCCTGGACGACGTCTACCTGTATTCCGTGGACGATCTGGGGCGGCTGGTGCAAAGCGGCACGGACGCGCGCCGGGCCGCGATGGTCCAGGCCGAGGCCATCATCGAAACCCGGGTCCGCAATTTCATGCAGTGGATGGCCTCGCGCGCCATCGTGCCCGTGCTGCAGGACCTGCAGCAAGGCGCCGATGCGATCCGCGCGGCCGAACTGGAGCGCGCCCGCCGCCTGCTGGCGCGGGGCGAATCGCCGGACGCCGTGTTGGAACAGCTGGCCCACGGCCTGACGCAAAAGTACCTGCACGGCCCCCTGGCCGCGCTGAATCGCAGCGAAGGCGCCGATCGCGAGCAACTGCTGGCCATGGTCCCGCGCCTGTTCCCCGGCCGCGACACGCGGCGTTAG